The following are from one region of the Chromobacterium phragmitis genome:
- a CDS encoding GNAT family N-acetyltransferase: MNSPQVSAHSLSPVLPLPDWRSAGKPPVAAIQGEVATLLPLDAPRHGAALFRLFAGDDAHWEHLPYGPFSDEDAFMTWLALTVAPADVSLYVVFAKGQDQPLGFLGFRQTVQAHGAVEIGHVNFSVGLRRTRLATEAVYLLLRTAFQLGYRRCEWRCDSRNAASESAARRLGFRFEGTLRQAMVVKRRNRDTHVFSMLDSEWHVLRSAYEAYLADGNFSADGRQLRPLSDFLSAASEIA, from the coding sequence ATGAATTCTCCGCAAGTTTCCGCGCATTCCCTTTCCCCCGTCCTGCCGCTCCCGGACTGGCGTTCCGCCGGCAAGCCGCCCGTCGCGGCCATTCAGGGCGAAGTGGCGACGCTGTTGCCGCTGGACGCCCCCCGGCACGGCGCGGCGCTGTTCCGCCTGTTCGCCGGCGACGACGCGCATTGGGAACACCTGCCTTACGGTCCCTTCTCCGATGAGGACGCGTTCATGACCTGGCTGGCGCTGACGGTGGCGCCGGCGGATGTTTCGCTCTACGTCGTCTTCGCCAAGGGCCAGGACCAGCCGCTGGGCTTTCTGGGATTCAGGCAGACGGTGCAGGCGCATGGCGCGGTGGAGATCGGCCACGTCAATTTCTCGGTCGGGCTGAGGCGAACCCGCCTGGCGACCGAGGCGGTGTATCTGCTGTTGCGGACCGCGTTCCAGTTGGGCTATCGCCGTTGCGAGTGGCGCTGCGACTCGCGCAATGCCGCGTCCGAGTCCGCCGCCCGCCGTCTGGGCTTCCGGTTTGAAGGCACGTTGCGCCAGGCGATGGTGGTCAAGCGCCGCAACCGCGACACCCATGTGTTTTCCATGCTGGATAGCGAGTGGCATGTGCTGCGTTCGGCTTACGAAGCCTATCTGGCCGATGGCAATTTCAGCGCCGATGGACGTCAGCTGCGTCCGTTGAGCGATTTTCTGTCCGCCGCCAGTGAAATCGCCTGA
- a CDS encoding YgiQ family radical SAM protein, with amino-acid sequence MTTPQAKPIDSYRKYWASRFGTAPFLPMTRAEMDELGWDSCDIILITGDCYIDHPSFGMALVGRLLEAQGFRVGIIAQPDWHSADAFRELGKPNLFFGVTAGNMDSMINRYTADRRARSDDAYTPNAEPNKRPDRAVTVYAQRCREAYPGVGVMIGSIEASLRRIAHFDYWSDKVRPSVLVNSKADILLYGNAERALVEIAHRAAKGEKLSEMRDIRGTAFIVPHGWRPDDEWQEMDSSVVDTPGRVDPHLNPYQEIPEQAAEATKGIDPSKPQVIRIESREERLAKRRAERAKTVIRIPAYEAVAHDPVLYAHASRTLHLESNPGNARALVQMHGERDVWLTPPPIPLVTEEMDFVYGLPYARNPHPAYGDAHIPAWEMIKYSVNIMRGCFGGCTFCSITEHEGRIIQSRSEESILHEIEEIRDKTPGFTGHISDLGGPTANMYRLSCKDPKIESSCRKLSCVFPDICENLNTDHSHLIQLYRKARALPGVKKINIQSGLRYDLAVRSPEYIKELVQHHVGGYLKIAPEHTEDGPLSKMMKPGMGAYDKFKELFERFSRQAGKEQYLIPYFIAAHPGTSDEDMMNLALWLKKNNFRLDQVQTFTPTPMAMATTMWHTRRNPLKRLSRSSEKVDVVRDGYRRKLHKAFLRYHHPDNWQILHDALIQMGRSDLIGHSKHCLIPPTPPGDKAAAVRHKMGAPMSRGKPAGARQPQQGQRAKPAAAVGSRGQGGRPASGKPQAGRSPAKPGGKTGRSR; translated from the coding sequence ATGACTACTCCGCAAGCCAAACCAATCGATTCCTACCGCAAGTACTGGGCCAGCCGTTTCGGCACCGCCCCGTTCCTGCCGATGACCCGCGCCGAAATGGACGAGCTGGGTTGGGACTCCTGCGACATCATCCTGATCACAGGGGACTGCTACATCGACCACCCGAGCTTCGGCATGGCGCTGGTGGGCCGTTTGCTGGAGGCGCAGGGCTTTCGCGTCGGCATCATCGCCCAGCCGGACTGGCACAGCGCGGACGCGTTCCGCGAACTGGGCAAGCCGAACCTGTTCTTCGGCGTCACCGCCGGCAATATGGATTCGATGATCAACCGCTACACCGCCGACCGCCGCGCGCGCTCCGACGACGCCTACACGCCGAACGCCGAGCCCAACAAACGCCCGGACCGCGCGGTCACCGTCTACGCCCAGCGCTGCCGCGAGGCCTACCCCGGCGTCGGCGTGATGATAGGCAGCATCGAGGCCAGCTTGCGCCGCATCGCCCACTTCGACTACTGGAGCGACAAGGTGCGCCCGTCGGTGCTGGTCAACTCCAAGGCCGACATCCTGCTGTACGGCAACGCCGAGCGCGCGCTGGTGGAGATCGCCCACCGCGCGGCCAAGGGCGAAAAGCTGTCCGAGATGCGCGACATCCGCGGCACCGCCTTCATCGTGCCGCACGGCTGGCGTCCGGACGACGAATGGCAGGAGATGGACTCCAGCGTGGTGGACACGCCGGGCCGCGTCGACCCGCACCTGAACCCGTATCAGGAAATCCCGGAGCAGGCGGCCGAAGCCACCAAGGGCATCGATCCGTCCAAGCCGCAGGTGATACGCATCGAATCGCGCGAGGAACGCCTGGCCAAGCGCCGCGCCGAGCGCGCCAAGACCGTGATCCGCATCCCGGCCTACGAAGCCGTGGCCCACGACCCGGTGCTGTACGCCCACGCCAGCCGCACGCTGCACCTGGAATCCAATCCCGGCAACGCCCGCGCGCTGGTGCAGATGCACGGCGAGCGCGACGTGTGGCTGACGCCGCCGCCGATTCCGCTGGTCACCGAGGAAATGGACTTCGTCTACGGCCTGCCCTACGCCCGTAATCCGCACCCGGCCTACGGCGACGCGCATATCCCGGCCTGGGAGATGATCAAGTACTCGGTCAACATCATGCGCGGCTGTTTCGGCGGCTGCACCTTCTGCTCGATCACCGAGCACGAAGGCCGCATCATCCAGAGCCGCTCGGAAGAATCCATCCTGCACGAGATCGAGGAAATCCGCGACAAAACCCCGGGCTTCACCGGCCACATCTCCGACCTGGGCGGCCCGACCGCGAACATGTACCGCTTGAGCTGCAAGGACCCGAAGATCGAGTCGTCCTGTAGAAAGCTGTCCTGCGTGTTTCCGGACATCTGCGAAAACCTCAACACCGACCACAGCCACCTGATCCAGCTGTACCGCAAGGCGCGCGCGCTGCCGGGCGTGAAGAAGATCAACATCCAGTCCGGCCTGCGCTACGACCTGGCCGTGCGCTCGCCCGAATACATCAAGGAACTGGTGCAGCACCACGTCGGCGGCTATCTGAAGATCGCCCCGGAGCACACCGAGGACGGCCCGCTGTCCAAGATGATGAAGCCGGGCATGGGCGCCTACGACAAGTTCAAGGAGCTGTTCGAGCGCTTCAGCCGCCAGGCCGGCAAGGAACAGTACCTGATCCCCTACTTCATCGCCGCCCACCCAGGCACCAGCGATGAGGACATGATGAATCTGGCGCTGTGGCTGAAGAAGAACAACTTCCGCCTGGACCAGGTGCAGACCTTCACGCCGACGCCGATGGCGATGGCCACCACCATGTGGCACACCCGCCGCAATCCGCTGAAGCGCCTGTCGCGCAGCTCGGAAAAGGTGGACGTGGTGCGCGACGGCTATCGCCGCAAGCTGCACAAGGCTTTCCTGCGCTACCACCATCCGGACAACTGGCAGATCCTCCACGACGCGCTGATCCAGATGGGCCGCAGCGACCTGATCGGCCACAGCAAGCACTGCCTGATCCCGCCGACGCCGCCCGGCGACAAGGCCGCCGCGGTGCGCCACAAGATGGGCGCGCCGATGAGCCGCGGCAAGCCCGCCGGCGCCCGCCAGCCGCAACAGGGGCAGCGCGCCAAGCCGGCCGCAGCCGTCGGCTCGCGCGGCCAGGGCGGCCGGCCGGCATCCGGCAAACCCCAGGCAGGCCGCTCGCCGGCCAAACCCGGCGGCAAGACCGGCCGCAGCCGCTGA
- a CDS encoding class I SAM-dependent methyltransferase: MKSPEVMPAAVEAPRDPWLERWLPLLREAGRAGPVLEIGCGGGEDTERLAAAGLELVAFDVSAAAAAIAASRAPAARVLCRDARQPFPLDGRQAGAVVASLSLHYFPWDETLDIVSRIRQCLAPGGKLLCRLNATDDHHYGASGHPEIGPDYYLVDGAPKRFFNERAVRGLFADGWRMLSLEHHVTGKYGLPKALWEAALAREA; the protein is encoded by the coding sequence GTGAAATCGCCTGAGGTCATGCCGGCGGCGGTGGAAGCGCCGCGCGACCCCTGGCTGGAGCGCTGGCTGCCGCTGCTGCGCGAGGCGGGGAGGGCGGGGCCGGTGCTGGAGATAGGCTGCGGCGGCGGCGAGGACACCGAACGGCTGGCTGCGGCCGGCCTGGAGCTGGTGGCTTTTGATGTGTCCGCCGCCGCGGCGGCTATCGCCGCTAGCCGGGCGCCGGCCGCCCGCGTGCTCTGCCGGGACGCGCGCCAGCCGTTTCCGCTGGATGGCCGGCAAGCGGGAGCGGTGGTGGCCAGCCTGTCGCTGCACTACTTCCCCTGGGACGAAACCTTGGACATCGTGTCGCGCATCCGACAGTGCCTGGCGCCCGGCGGCAAGCTACTGTGCAGGCTCAACGCCACTGATGATCACCATTACGGCGCCAGCGGGCACCCCGAGATCGGGCCCGATTATTATCTGGTGGATGGCGCGCCCAAGCGTTTCTTCAACGAGCGAGCGGTGCGGGGCTTGTTCGCCGACGGCTGGCGGATGCTGTCGCTGGAGCATCATGTCACCGGCAAATACGGCCTGCCCAAGGCCTTGTGGGAAGCGGCGCTGGCGCGCGAGGCCTGA
- a CDS encoding protein adenylyltransferase SelO yields MIRIAFDHSYARDLPDAWAPVRPDTPPAPELLYWNAELADELGLDASQADENELARLFSGADIPEGAQPIAQAYAGHQFGGLSPSLGDGRALLLGEIMDNNGQRRDIALKGSGQTPFSRRGDGKAAVGPMLRELIVGEAMQALGIPTTRALAVTATGESVHRERPLPGAVLARVAASHLRVGTFQYFAIRGETGMLEKLADYTIARHYPELAGQDGRHLALLAAVAERQAALIARWMHAGFIHGVMNTDNMALSGETIDYGPCAFMDAHYPGTVFSSIDHQGRYSYGNQPAIAQWNLARFAETLLPLISPADPAAAVPAATEIVEGFEEQYQRRWLEQARRKLGLEGERDGDQALADDWLVLLAAHGVDHTLAWRYLADEAEGKPERLTSLFPSPDTLAPWLKQWHARHVPRTRRPPDIAAAMRRESPLYIPRNHLVEEALDAASERGDMKPALKLLEVLRQPFTEREGLERYALPAEPELAEGYRTFCGT; encoded by the coding sequence ATGATCCGCATCGCCTTCGACCACAGCTACGCCCGCGACCTGCCCGACGCCTGGGCGCCGGTGCGGCCGGACACGCCGCCGGCGCCGGAGCTGCTGTATTGGAACGCCGAGCTGGCCGACGAACTGGGACTGGACGCGAGCCAGGCCGACGAGAACGAACTGGCGCGGCTGTTCTCCGGCGCGGACATCCCCGAAGGCGCGCAACCGATCGCCCAGGCCTATGCCGGCCACCAGTTCGGCGGCCTGTCGCCGTCGCTGGGCGACGGGCGCGCGCTGCTCTTGGGCGAAATCATGGACAACAACGGCCAGCGGCGCGACATCGCCCTCAAGGGCAGCGGCCAGACGCCGTTCTCGCGCCGCGGCGACGGCAAGGCCGCCGTCGGTCCGATGCTGAGGGAGTTGATCGTCGGCGAGGCGATGCAGGCGCTGGGCATCCCCACCACCCGCGCGCTGGCGGTGACGGCCACCGGTGAGTCCGTTCATCGCGAGCGCCCCCTTCCCGGCGCGGTGCTGGCCCGCGTCGCGGCCAGCCATCTGCGCGTCGGCACCTTCCAGTACTTCGCCATCCGCGGCGAAACCGGCATGCTGGAAAAGCTGGCCGACTACACCATCGCCCGCCACTATCCGGAGCTGGCCGGCCAGGACGGCCGCCACCTGGCGCTGCTGGCCGCCGTGGCGGAGCGCCAGGCGGCGCTGATCGCCCGCTGGATGCACGCCGGCTTCATCCACGGCGTGATGAACACCGACAACATGGCGCTGTCCGGCGAAACCATAGACTACGGCCCCTGCGCCTTCATGGACGCCCACTACCCCGGCACCGTGTTCAGCTCGATAGACCATCAGGGCCGCTATTCTTACGGCAACCAGCCCGCCATCGCCCAATGGAACCTGGCCCGCTTCGCCGAAACCCTGCTGCCGTTGATCTCCCCGGCAGATCCGGCCGCCGCCGTGCCGGCCGCCACCGAAATCGTCGAAGGCTTCGAGGAACAATATCAGCGCCGCTGGCTGGAGCAGGCGCGCCGCAAGCTGGGCCTGGAGGGCGAGCGCGACGGCGATCAGGCGCTGGCCGACGACTGGCTGGTGCTGCTGGCCGCCCACGGCGTCGACCACACCCTGGCCTGGCGCTATCTGGCCGACGAAGCGGAAGGCAAGCCCGAACGGCTGACGTCCCTGTTCCCATCGCCGGACACGCTGGCACCATGGCTCAAGCAATGGCATGCCCGCCACGTGCCGCGCACCCGCCGCCCGCCCGACATCGCCGCCGCGATGCGCCGCGAAAGCCCGCTCTACATCCCGCGCAACCATCTGGTGGAAGAAGCATTGGACGCCGCCAGCGAACGCGGCGACATGAAGCCGGCGCTGAAGCTATTGGAAGTGCTGCGCCAGCCGTTCACCGAGCGCGAGGGCCTGGAACGCTACGCGCTGCCGGCGGAGCCGGAACTGGCCGAGGGGTACAGGACGTTTTGCGGGACGTAA
- the ushA gene encoding bifunctional UDP-sugar hydrolase/5'-nucleotidase UshA produces MHTKLTSIALSLLAAGLLSACATPPGKGNYDSGKTYKITILHTNDHHGRFWPNSDGEYGLAAQKTVVDKVRAEVKAEGGYTLLLSGGDVNTGVPESDLQNAEPDFRGMDRIGYDAMAVGNHEFDKPVPVLMQQRKWISFPMLSANIYQDGKRMFDPYAMFNLGGVKVAVMGLTTDDTAKMVNPAQIKGIEFKSPVAEAATLVPELRRKADIVIAATHMGHYADGNHGVNAPGDVEMARAVKGLDLIVGGHSQNPVCMKAENVRDDAYVPGAACAPDRQNGAWIVQAHEWGKYVGRADFEFRNGNLKLVKYQLIPVNLKKTVKTADGKTEKAPYAELIPEDSKLRSFLKAYQDRGQAELGVKVGELSAKLEGDRSVVRGQPTNLGVFVGEAMMAKTQADFAVINSGGIRDSLPAGVVSYKDVLKVFPFGSTLAYVDMSGAEALDYLKAAARMTPGAGAYAQFAGVKLRIVGGELQQALVGGKPVDPARRYRVAINSFMAAGGDGYPKMAQHAGYVNTGFVDAEVLKDYVAKHSPVKAERYAPAEAVLRQ; encoded by the coding sequence ATGCACACCAAGCTCACATCCATCGCGCTATCCCTGTTGGCCGCCGGCCTGTTGTCCGCTTGCGCGACGCCGCCGGGCAAAGGTAATTACGATAGCGGCAAGACCTACAAGATCACCATCTTGCACACCAACGACCATCACGGCCGCTTCTGGCCCAATAGCGATGGCGAATACGGCCTCGCCGCCCAGAAAACGGTGGTGGACAAGGTGCGCGCCGAGGTGAAGGCCGAAGGCGGCTACACGCTGCTGCTGTCCGGCGGCGACGTCAACACCGGGGTGCCGGAGTCCGATCTGCAAAACGCCGAGCCGGATTTCCGCGGCATGGACCGCATCGGCTACGACGCGATGGCGGTGGGCAACCACGAGTTTGACAAGCCGGTGCCAGTGCTGATGCAGCAGCGCAAGTGGATCAGCTTCCCGATGCTGTCCGCCAACATCTACCAGGACGGCAAGCGGATGTTCGATCCCTACGCCATGTTCAACCTGGGCGGCGTCAAAGTGGCGGTGATGGGCCTGACCACCGACGACACCGCCAAGATGGTGAATCCGGCGCAGATCAAGGGCATTGAATTCAAGAGCCCGGTCGCCGAGGCCGCCACCCTGGTGCCGGAGCTTCGCCGGAAGGCCGACATCGTCATCGCCGCTACCCACATGGGCCATTACGCGGACGGCAATCACGGCGTCAACGCGCCGGGCGATGTGGAGATGGCGCGCGCGGTGAAGGGCCTGGACCTGATCGTCGGCGGCCATAGCCAGAACCCGGTGTGCATGAAGGCGGAGAACGTTCGCGACGACGCCTACGTGCCGGGCGCGGCTTGCGCGCCGGACCGCCAGAACGGCGCCTGGATCGTGCAGGCGCACGAATGGGGCAAGTATGTCGGCCGCGCCGATTTCGAATTCCGCAACGGCAATCTCAAGCTGGTGAAATACCAGCTGATTCCGGTCAACCTGAAAAAGACGGTGAAAACGGCCGACGGCAAGACCGAGAAAGCGCCGTACGCCGAGCTGATTCCAGAGGACAGCAAGCTGAGAAGCTTCCTCAAGGCTTATCAGGACAGGGGGCAGGCCGAGTTGGGCGTCAAGGTGGGCGAGTTGTCGGCCAAGCTGGAGGGCGACCGCTCCGTGGTGCGCGGCCAGCCCACCAATCTGGGCGTGTTCGTCGGCGAGGCGATGATGGCCAAGACCCAGGCCGATTTCGCGGTGATCAACTCCGGCGGCATCCGCGACTCGCTGCCGGCGGGCGTGGTCAGCTACAAGGATGTGCTCAAGGTGTTCCCCTTCGGCAGCACGCTGGCCTATGTCGACATGAGCGGGGCCGAGGCGCTGGATTACCTGAAGGCCGCGGCGCGGATGACGCCGGGGGCCGGGGCTTACGCCCAGTTCGCCGGCGTGAAGCTGCGCATCGTCGGCGGCGAGCTGCAGCAGGCGCTGGTAGGAGGCAAGCCCGTCGATCCGGCCAGGCGTTACCGCGTGGCGATCAACAGTTTCATGGCTGCGGGCGGCGACGGCTATCCCAAGATGGCTCAACATGCGGGTTACGTGAACACCGGCTTCGTCGACGCCGAGGTGCTGAAAGACTACGTGGCCAAGCATTCCCCGGTTAAGGCGGAGCGTTACGCGCCGGCAGAAGCGGTGCTGCGCCAGTAA
- a CDS encoding FRG domain-containing protein: MKYIRTKKIHSLPDYLQFIEENCTGHRNVLFRGHADSSWRLEPKLARIPLRPALRSTQAEIEILSEFKRRASSLAPRDVTSDWDWLALAQHHGLPTRLLDWTTNALVAFWFTIENPPKSGQDGSIWIFFNEPNDYADSQSLPNPFSINKTLIYRPRHASTRIIAQSGWFTIHKRIGKSDQFTPLEKNKAYKERLIKLVIPGKAFCVLREDINRCGINSASIFPGLDGLAKQITWEFSPPSDETELIQMIQKENI; encoded by the coding sequence ATGAAATATATCAGAACAAAAAAGATCCACTCCCTGCCAGACTACCTTCAATTTATTGAAGAAAATTGCACAGGCCATCGAAACGTCTTATTTCGTGGCCATGCTGACTCCTCATGGAGACTTGAACCAAAATTAGCACGCATTCCACTCAGACCCGCATTAAGATCGACACAAGCAGAGATCGAGATATTATCCGAGTTTAAACGCCGCGCATCTTCTCTCGCCCCAAGAGATGTAACCAGCGATTGGGACTGGCTGGCACTAGCACAACACCATGGCCTACCAACTAGGTTACTAGACTGGACAACCAACGCACTAGTTGCCTTCTGGTTTACCATCGAAAACCCACCCAAATCCGGACAGGATGGTTCAATTTGGATTTTCTTCAACGAACCTAATGACTATGCAGATAGCCAATCACTACCAAACCCATTCTCAATCAATAAAACACTAATTTATCGCCCCAGACATGCATCCACACGTATCATTGCACAATCTGGCTGGTTCACCATTCACAAACGAATTGGGAAATCAGATCAATTTACTCCACTAGAGAAGAATAAGGCCTATAAAGAAAGACTCATCAAGCTAGTTATCCCTGGAAAAGCATTCTGCGTACTTAGAGAAGACATTAATCGCTGCGGAATAAATTCCGCCTCAATCTTTCCAGGCCTTGATGGTCTAGCCAAACAAATAACATGGGAATTCTCACCTCCATCCGATGAAACTGAACTCATCCAAATGATACAAAAAGAAAATATCTAA
- a CDS encoding Kdo hydroxylase family protein, whose protein sequence is MERIVNVAQGASGLVGKLEAGSVLHVPDFGFSLSAAEQALLNPAIADPKRKNISLEPGNGALHGVLGGDDAQRAVRALISRYQQAAADLLARVLPEYQGKTRAAPTSLRLVRVEDRKTSWRKDDSRLHVDAFPSRPTYGERILRVFCNINPAGEPRVWRVGEPFEDMAEKMLPRVPRQWPGSAALLAGLKITKRKRSGYDHIMLHLHDAMKADLEYQERCPQQTVPFAPGGAWICFSDHASHAVMSGQFMLEQTLWLPLESMDDPAKSPLRQLERLTGRALV, encoded by the coding sequence ATGGAGCGCATTGTCAACGTGGCGCAAGGGGCGAGCGGTTTGGTGGGCAAGCTGGAGGCGGGCTCGGTGCTGCATGTGCCGGACTTCGGGTTTTCGCTCAGCGCCGCGGAGCAGGCTTTGCTCAACCCCGCGATTGCCGATCCCAAGCGCAAGAACATCAGCCTTGAGCCGGGCAACGGCGCGCTGCACGGCGTATTGGGCGGCGACGATGCCCAGCGGGCGGTGCGGGCGCTGATTTCTCGCTATCAGCAGGCGGCGGCCGACCTGCTGGCCCGCGTGCTGCCGGAGTACCAGGGCAAGACTCGCGCCGCGCCCACCAGCCTGCGCCTGGTGCGGGTGGAGGACCGCAAGACATCGTGGCGCAAGGACGACAGCCGGTTGCACGTGGACGCCTTTCCGTCGCGGCCTACCTATGGCGAGCGCATTCTGCGCGTGTTCTGCAACATCAATCCGGCAGGCGAGCCGCGCGTATGGCGCGTCGGCGAGCCGTTCGAGGACATGGCTGAAAAGATGCTGCCGCGCGTGCCGCGGCAATGGCCCGGCTCGGCCGCGCTGCTGGCGGGGCTGAAGATCACCAAGCGCAAGCGCAGCGGCTACGACCACATCATGCTGCACCTGCACGACGCGATGAAGGCGGATCTGGAGTATCAGGAACGCTGTCCGCAGCAGACGGTGCCGTTCGCGCCGGGCGGCGCCTGGATCTGCTTCTCCGACCATGCCTCCCACGCGGTGATGTCCGGCCAGTTCATGCTGGAGCAGACGCTGTGGCTGCCGCTGGAGAGCATGGATGATCCGGCCAAGTCGCCGCTGCGGCAGCTGGAGCGTCTGACTGGAAGAGCGCTGGTGTAA
- a CDS encoding glutamine--tRNA ligase/YqeY domain fusion protein encodes MSTENNAPVVNNFIRSIIDEDLAAGRRSSVVTRFPPEPNGFAHIGHAKAICINFGLAEDYNGQCNLRMDDTNPEKESDEFVEAFKQDISWLGFKWNGEVRYASDYFDRLYGYAVELIQAGKAYVDDLSAEEMRQYRGNLTEPGKNSPYRDRSPEENLDLFTRMKNGEFADGSKTLRLKIDMASGNINLRDPAIYRIRRVHHHRTGDKWCIYPMYDYTHCISDAIEGITHSLCSLEFEDHRPLYDWVLDNISIGHHPQQIEFSRLELLYALTSKRKLQALVNDGFVTGWDDPRMPTIAGMRRRGYSPAGIKLFAQRIGVSKSENIIDMAILEGAVRETLENDSPRVMAVVNPLKVTLTNYDAAVTASRSAPFHPHHPEFGERDVPIAREIWIERDDFAETPPPKWQRLTAGGEVRLRYSYVIKCDEVVKDADGEIVELKCSIDHDTLGKNPEGRKVKGVIHWVSAEHAIQADVRWYDRLFTEQRPDAVRGEDGEYVDFRQFLSQESLKLVPAYVEASVLQAEPETRFQFERLGYFVTDRYEHRQGDKAVFNRTVGLKDSWK; translated from the coding sequence ATGAGCACGGAAAACAACGCGCCGGTTGTCAACAACTTCATTCGCAGCATCATCGACGAGGATCTGGCCGCAGGCCGCCGCAGCTCGGTGGTGACCCGCTTCCCGCCGGAGCCGAACGGCTTCGCCCACATCGGCCACGCCAAGGCGATTTGCATCAACTTCGGCCTGGCCGAAGACTACAACGGCCAGTGCAATCTGCGCATGGACGATACCAATCCGGAGAAGGAGTCGGACGAGTTCGTCGAGGCGTTCAAGCAGGACATCAGCTGGCTGGGCTTCAAGTGGAATGGCGAGGTGCGCTACGCATCGGACTATTTCGACCGCCTGTACGGCTACGCCGTCGAACTGATCCAGGCCGGCAAGGCCTATGTGGACGACCTGTCCGCCGAGGAAATGCGCCAGTACCGCGGCAATCTGACGGAGCCGGGCAAGAACAGCCCCTACCGCGACCGCAGTCCGGAAGAGAACCTGGACCTGTTCACCCGGATGAAGAACGGCGAGTTCGCCGACGGCAGCAAGACGCTGCGCCTGAAGATCGACATGGCCTCCGGCAACATCAATCTGCGCGATCCGGCCATCTACCGCATCCGCCGCGTGCATCATCACCGCACCGGCGACAAGTGGTGCATCTACCCGATGTACGACTACACCCATTGCATTTCCGACGCCATCGAGGGCATCACCCATTCGCTGTGCTCGCTGGAGTTTGAAGACCACCGCCCGTTGTACGACTGGGTGCTGGACAACATCAGCATCGGCCACCATCCGCAGCAGATCGAGTTCTCGCGGCTGGAGCTGCTGTACGCGCTGACTTCCAAGCGCAAGCTGCAGGCGCTGGTCAACGACGGCTTCGTCACCGGCTGGGACGATCCGCGCATGCCCACCATCGCCGGCATGCGCCGCCGCGGCTACAGCCCGGCCGGCATCAAGCTGTTCGCCCAGCGCATCGGCGTGTCGAAGAGCGAAAACATCATCGACATGGCCATCCTGGAAGGCGCGGTGCGCGAGACGCTGGAAAACGACTCGCCGCGCGTGATGGCCGTGGTCAATCCGCTGAAAGTGACGCTGACCAACTACGATGCCGCCGTCACCGCCAGCCGCAGCGCGCCGTTCCATCCGCACCATCCGGAGTTCGGCGAGCGCGATGTGCCCATCGCCCGCGAAATCTGGATCGAGCGCGACGACTTCGCCGAAACGCCGCCGCCGAAGTGGCAGCGGCTGACCGCCGGCGGCGAAGTGCGGCTGCGCTACTCCTACGTGATCAAGTGCGACGAAGTGGTGAAGGACGCCGATGGCGAAATCGTCGAGCTGAAGTGCTCGATCGACCACGACACGCTGGGCAAGAACCCGGAAGGCCGCAAGGTCAAGGGCGTGATCCACTGGGTGTCGGCCGAGCACGCGATCCAGGCCGACGTGCGCTGGTACGACCGCCTGTTCACTGAGCAGCGTCCGGACGCGGTGCGCGGCGAAGACGGCGAATACGTCGACTTCCGCCAGTTCTTGAGCCAGGAATCGTTGAAGCTGGTGCCGGCCTATGTGGAAGCTTCGGTGTTGCAGGCGGAGCCGGAAACCCGCTTCCAGTTCGAGCGCCTGGGTTACTTCGTCACCGACCGCTACGAACACCGGCAGGGCGACAAGGCCGTGTTCAACCGCACCGTCGGTTTGAAGGACAGCTGGAAATAA